The Vicia villosa cultivar HV-30 ecotype Madison, WI linkage group LG1, Vvil1.0, whole genome shotgun sequence genome includes a region encoding these proteins:
- the LOC131614184 gene encoding uncharacterized protein LOC131614184: MSMLPWCIIGDFNDLLSQNDMQGVNAHPNWLCTGFQDAVGDCDLTNIPLEGYPFTWTKSRGTPHMIEERLDRSLITSEWLRLFPSAKLLNLIASHSNHTPILLCCDPVPIYCAVDLERWSRMRVRRQNEERDSICVTMELYRGSNDPTSASLYMEAHNEYNKILIRDDTYWRQRAKMHWLQDGD, encoded by the exons ATGTCGATGTTACCGTGGTGCATTATCGGTGACTTTAATGATCTTCTGTCTCAAAATGACATGCAAGGGGTTAATGCCCACCCTAATTGGCTGTGTACGGGATTTCAAGATGCCGTCGGTGATTGTGATCTTACGAATATTCCGTTGGAGGGGTATCCTTTTACTTGGACGAAGAGCAGAGGCACGCCCCATATGATTGAGGAAAGGTTAGACAGATCCCTTATTACATCTGAGTGGTTGCGGTTATTTCCGTCGGCTAAACTTCTCAATCTTATAGCTTCACACTCAAACCACACACCTATTCTTCTATGTTGTGATCCGGTTCCAATTT ACTGTGCTGTTGACTTAGAAAGATGGAGTAGAATGCGTGTTCGGCGGCAGAATGAGGAGAGGGATAGTATTTGTGTAACGATGGAACTATACCGTGGTAGTAATGATCCGACAAGTGCATCACTTTATATGGAAGCTCACAATGAGTATAATAAAATTCTAATTCGTGATGATACTTATTGGCGTCAACGAGCGAAGATGCATTGGCTTCAGGATGGTGATTAA